The Apostichopus japonicus isolate 1M-3 chromosome 20, ASM3797524v1, whole genome shotgun sequence genome contains a region encoding:
- the LOC139961298 gene encoding putative protein-lysine deacylase ABHD14B isoform X2: MEPWTDIKAKLFADPVLSVKEDTVNYKGHPIHYRQGVSSTVDQVRGTLLFLHGQSFKSQTWHDLGTLHFMANAGYNAVAIDLPGYGKTESFSYGGQAPFLLGVKEALGLKDTPVIIISPSMSGGFSIPLLFSNPEAFKGYLPVAPVNTASHTHKEYSAVKIPTCIVYGENDKGLGVASFRDLSNIPNKQVHVLSGAGHAAYMNSPGEFHQILLNFSEKLFS; this comes from the exons ATGGAGCCTTGGACAGATATCAAAGCTAAGCTGTTTGCAGACCCTGTCTTGTCTGTTAAAGAGGATACAGTGAACTATAAAGGCCATCCTATTCATTATCGTCAGGGTGTGTCATCTACTGTTGATCAAGTGAGAGGCACTCTCTTGTTCCTCCATGGTCAATCTTTCAAGTCACAGACATGGCATGACTTGGGCACCCTCCACTTCATGGCAAATGCAGGTTACAATGCAGTGGCAATAGATTTACCAG GATATGGCAAGACAGAGTCGTTCAGCTATGGAGGACAAGCGCCGTTTCTCCTGGGAGTGAAAGAAGCCTTAGGACTCAAGGATACTCCAGTCATCATTATCAGCCCATCGATGAGTGGTGGGTTCTCGATACCACTGCTCTTCTCAAATCCAGAAGCCTTTAAGGGCTACCTGCCAGTCGCCCCAGTTAATACAGCCTCTCATACACATAAGGAATACTCGGCAGTAAAG ATCCCCACATGTATTGTCTATGGAGAGAATGACAAGGGGCTGGGAGTGGCCTCATTCCGAGATCTCTCCaacataccaaacaaacaagTCCACGTCCTCAGTGGTGCTGGCCATGCTGCTTATATGAATTCGCCTGgagaatttcatcaaattcttcTCAACTTTTCTGAGAAATTGTTTTCATAG
- the LOC139961297 gene encoding putative protein-lysine deacylase ABHD14B, translated as MTGSVKVNSQAICAVMFIVIVLGGLYLYYPYKEDDITSARQRVEDEDDKTSKQVMLEDNFKTGKWEEMKTKMFDDKSLTIKEERVKVDGNEVFYRECQSSEISQPRGVLLFLHGQAFSSKTWKELGTLHFMASAGYRPIAVDLPGFGETKQFTNDAATLVLKLKESFELGDTPVIIISPSMSGKFSIPLLITHPEAFKGYVPVAPVGTNLYKESNYQKVEVPTCIIYGEKDTGLGQESLSKLSNIPGKEVHELKGAGHPAYLDAPAEFHNILLNFSKKVYA; from the exons ATGACAGGATCAGTTAAGGTCAACAGTCAGGCAATCTGTGCGGTTATGTTCATCGTGATAGTTCTGGGCGGCCTGTACTTGTATTACCCTTACAAAGAAGATGACATTACCTCTGCCAGGCAGAGAGTGGAAGATGAAGATGATAAAACAAGCAAGCAAGTTATGTTGGAAGACAATTTTAAGACAGGCAAGTGGGAAGAGATGAAGACAAAAATGTTCGATGATAAAAGTCTTACCATCAAAGAGGAAAGAGTTAAGGTAGATGGAAACGAGGTCTTCTACCGAGAGTGTCAATCATCAGAAATATCGCAGCCTAGGGGAGTCCTTCTGTTTCTCCACGGACAGGCGTTCTCATCTAAAACATGGAAAGAGTTAGGTACCTTGCACTTCATGGCCAGTGCTGGATACAGACCGATTGCTGTCGACCTTCCAG GGTTTGGTGAAACAAAGCAATTTACGAATGATGCAGCTACTTTAGTGTTGAAACTGAAAGAATCTTTTGAACTCGGGGACACCCCAGTGATCATAATAAGCCCTTCCATGAGTGGCAAATTCTCTATTCCCTTGCTCATCACTCACCCTGAAGCCTTCAAGGGCTATGTCCCTGTTGCACCGGTTGGAACAAATTTATACAAGGAAAGTAACTATCAGAAAGTAGAG GTACCGACCTGCATAATTTATGGGGAAAAGGACACAGGTCTTGGACAGGAGTCTTTGTCCAAGCTCTCTAATATACCTGGCAAGGAAGTTCATGAGCTAAAGGGAGCTGGACATCCGGCTTATCTTGATGCCCCAGCCGAATTCCATAACATCTTGTTAAACTTTTCCAAGAAAGTTTACGCATGA
- the LOC139961274 gene encoding uncharacterized protein → MQLTKKKYFSAGAVVITIAILMVWQKGCGGDIGYSHGLPVRTSNSDSKQGSVSSSSQGLLGANISASASFLRESYHGNNHSQVKDIHKLWPLEHGNCLSNFFYREDSHLELPKYRSSNIVFLHHNKAGGSTIRSCVEEIAEGSQLQLGSLLVSFKHVNTVYELLRKGEAKPNTRMGYMGGYSFGICDALHNGRPCSYFTMVRNPYERVISCYFFCQRSSKDQLCTALNAANVTLKEWALHQGSYFFNQILLHPHVCQGTFDQYFKLDGIQHNFWYGDPPCWFKQKVILGHYLTSEQENILLDYVLDHLEQWFASIGIIEEFDLSLGMFQHIYGLPFKDDCVGKHFQTGKYKKRKKNATTNEEQVDRDQMIQQLKAELQADPEVRRALHADLVIYEKAKEIFDKQKEVYYTIKNGKPPDKEGIDQTDA, encoded by the exons atgcaactaacaaagaagaaatatttctCTGCTGGAGCAGTAGTGATCACTATAGCAATTCTCATGGTTTGGCAAAAAGGATGCGGTGGTGACATAGG GTACAGTCACGGTCTCCCTGTGAGAACGAGTAATTCAGATTCCAAACAGGGCTCTGTGTCATCATCAAGTCAGGGGTTGCTTGGTGCAAACATCTCGGCTTCGGCGTCTTTTCTCAGGGAAAGCTACCATGGTAACAACCACAGTCAGGTCAAAGACATTCACAAGTTGTGGCCACTGGAGCACGGTAATTGTCTTTCCAATTTCTTCTACCGTGAAGATAGCCATTTAGAACTTCCCAAATATCGTTCCAGTAATATTGTATTCTTACACCACAATAAGGCTGGCGGCTCCACGATCCGCTCGTGTGTGGAAGAGATAGCGGAAGGATCGCAGCTTCAGTTGGGCTCGCTGCTCGTCAGCTTCAAGCACGTCAATACCGTGTACGAACTGCTGCGAAAAGGCGAGGCCAAACCAAATACGCGCATGGGGTACATGGGCGGTTATTCTTTTGGCATTTGCGATGCCCTTCACAATGGCCGGCCGTGCTCCTATTTTACGATGGTCAGGAACCCTTACGAGCGCGTCATATCCTGTTACTTTTTTTGTCAAAGAAGCTCAAAGGACCAGCTCTGTACAGCTTTGAATGCGGCAAATGTGACGTTAAAGGAGTGGGCATTACATCAGGGCAGCTACTTTTTTAACCAGATCTTGTTACACCCTCATGTGTGTCAGGGCACTTTCGACCAGTACTTCAAGCTCGACGGTATTCAGCACAACTTCTGGTACGGTGACCCTCCGTGCTGGTTTAAACAGAAAGTCATTCTCGGTCACTACCTGACGTCTGAACAGGAGAACATTCTCCTGGATTACGTGTTGGATCACTTAGAACAATGGTTCGCATCGATCGGCATCATAGAGGAGTTTGACCTGTCCCTGGGTATGTTTCAACACATCTACGGACTCCCGTTCAAGGACGACTGCGTCggtaaacattttcaaactggAAAGTACAAGAAGCGGAAAAAGAATGCCACCACCAACGAAGAGCAGGTAGATAGAGACCAAATGATACAGCAATTAAAAGCCGAGCTTCAAGCCGATCCGGAAGTCAGACGGGCTCTCCATGCGGACTTGGTAATCTACGAAAAGGCAAAGGAGATCTTTGACAAGCAGAAGGAAGTGTACTATACTATCAAAAATGGAAAACCGCCTGACAAAGAGGGTATTGACCAAACGGATGCATAG
- the LOC139961298 gene encoding putative protein-lysine deacylase ABHD14B isoform X1, giving the protein MCIYVANQPTVEEIAVNSVGFVKQPCIVEVTIFCNLSSCYQSMEPWTDIKAKLFADPVLSVKEDTVNYKGHPIHYRQGVSSTVDQVRGTLLFLHGQSFKSQTWHDLGTLHFMANAGYNAVAIDLPGYGKTESFSYGGQAPFLLGVKEALGLKDTPVIIISPSMSGGFSIPLLFSNPEAFKGYLPVAPVNTASHTHKEYSAVKIPTCIVYGENDKGLGVASFRDLSNIPNKQVHVLSGAGHAAYMNSPGEFHQILLNFSEKLFS; this is encoded by the exons ATGTGCATATATGTGGCAAACCAACCAACAGTTGAAGAAATAGCTGTGAATAGTGTAGGTTTTGTTAAACAGCCAT GCATTGTGGAAGTTACAATTTTCTGTAATTTGAGCAGTTGTTACCAATCCATGGAGCCTTGGACAGATATCAAAGCTAAGCTGTTTGCAGACCCTGTCTTGTCTGTTAAAGAGGATACAGTGAACTATAAAGGCCATCCTATTCATTATCGTCAGGGTGTGTCATCTACTGTTGATCAAGTGAGAGGCACTCTCTTGTTCCTCCATGGTCAATCTTTCAAGTCACAGACATGGCATGACTTGGGCACCCTCCACTTCATGGCAAATGCAGGTTACAATGCAGTGGCAATAGATTTACCAG GATATGGCAAGACAGAGTCGTTCAGCTATGGAGGACAAGCGCCGTTTCTCCTGGGAGTGAAAGAAGCCTTAGGACTCAAGGATACTCCAGTCATCATTATCAGCCCATCGATGAGTGGTGGGTTCTCGATACCACTGCTCTTCTCAAATCCAGAAGCCTTTAAGGGCTACCTGCCAGTCGCCCCAGTTAATACAGCCTCTCATACACATAAGGAATACTCGGCAGTAAAG ATCCCCACATGTATTGTCTATGGAGAGAATGACAAGGGGCTGGGAGTGGCCTCATTCCGAGATCTCTCCaacataccaaacaaacaagTCCACGTCCTCAGTGGTGCTGGCCATGCTGCTTATATGAATTCGCCTGgagaatttcatcaaattcttcTCAACTTTTCTGAGAAATTGTTTTCATAG